DNA from Podospora pseudopauciseta strain CBS 411.78 chromosome 5 map unlocalized CBS411.78m_5, whole genome shotgun sequence:
ACCGCGTCTTCGTCTaattctccccatccccctgcCCCCTTCCAATCTCTCgctgcctcccctcccacccttcCCCAATATGGTAGTGTAAGTTGTAAAGGTACAAGAAACATCAAAAAGAGAGACCAGAGGCTGGAGCGAGAAAACGAGGTTAAAAAAAACTACAGTAAACGTCCCTGACACGcgcacccaccccccaaattacatcccctcaaactccccccccaaatcatcCTCGTCCAGATCCCCCTCTTGAATCTCcttcgccatctccctctccctctccctcgcctcctgaGCGTTCTTGAGTTCAAGACGGTGCTGGTTCATAGGGAACCTCATAGcctatcatcatcatcatcatcatgtcaGCAACCTCATTCCACTCATCTCACAATCAGTCGGCGCAGACGTACCTTGACACTCTCATCATGCAAACTCAAACAAGCCCTGATCCGATCGTGAAACGTCTCCCCCGGCTCGCTCGTGGCGTAaacatcccccacctccttgCTCTTCATGTACCCCTTCTCCCTATCCAGCGTCGCCTCGATAACCCCATCCCGGATCGCCTTGGCCACGATGTACTCGGCGCTCTCCTCGCTGCCAAGATGCAGCCGGATGCAGATATCCCGAAGCGAAATCCGGCTGTAGctcaagctcatcatccGGATCCCCGTCTTGATGACGTTCTGGCGTAGGCGCAAGATAAGAGTATACGTCCCATCCCGGCGGAAGGTGTCCCCGTGCTGAACAACAACGCTCTCAAAGTCCTCCAAATCACCCACCCGGACAGCCCGGACGAGCAAAAAGTAAGGGTGGAGCGAAGCCTCCATGGCAGGCTGTCGAAAGGTCGCGCGGTCGGGGATGTCGCCCATCAACAGCTCAACCACAAGCAACAGCTTGGTGGCAGTCTGGCCGAACCCAAGAGCACACGCGCTAGAAGGCGCCTTGCGTGTGGCGGCGGTCAAGTGGTTGTGAGCCTCAGTATAAAGCAGCTGAATGGCCCGCACCTTGCCGAGATAGTACAAGTACCTCGCAACCTGGTTATTCGCCGCATTCTCGGGAAACTGCGTGTGCGAAACCAACAAATCCGCCTGGGAAATGTGCGACGTCAACAGGTAGCTccggagcagcagcacaatAACCGAAGCCTGCGTGTCCGTATCCTTGCGCAGAACCGCCGTCCTCAGCGCAGCAAGCAGCGTCGGCCGAATCGCCACAATCGTCGACTGCGACGACGGCGGCAAGGGCGCAAGCTGCTCGGCAAACAGCTCAAAGTAAAAGTACACCTTGGCCGAAAGCCCATCGAGCG
Protein-coding regions in this window:
- the RPN3 gene encoding 26S proteasome non-ATPase regulatory subunit (BUSCO:EOG09262CMP; COG:O; EggNog:ENOG503NV8D), whose translation is MPGKTPDREPARGGNNNNNNNNNNKMKGKGKKGEDEKMTVVVPPSKKKEDVEGDVVVMEGVENEGEGEDPVEKTVADIKSNFALLDRAVALFDARFTLRALRSVSSIRKRLTGDVLARVVAETYMASSSGAEIAVGLLKAIGREEVQLGGKVGGGGGEMEIDSEPTTKAGSGKNGVKKEQKEVIPEIGVFLGILTQVLLHDGKQWQQGLEFSRYLIEKIQELNRRALDGLSAKVYFYFELFAEQLAPLPPSSQSTIVAIRPTLLAALRTAVLRKDTDTQASVIVLLLRSYLLTSHISQADLLVSHTQFPENAANNQVARYLYYLGKVRAIQLLYTEAHNHLTAATRKAPSSACALGFGQTATKLLLVVELLMGDIPDRATFRQPAMEASLHPYFLLVRAVRVGDLEDFESVVVQHGDTFRRDGTYTLILRLRQNVIKTGIRMMSLSYSRISLRDICIRLHLGSEESAEYIVAKAIRDGVIEATLDREKGYMKSKEVGDVYATSEPGETFHDRIRACLSLHDESVKAMRFPMNQHRLELKNAQEAREREREMAKEIQEGDLDEDDLGGEFEGM